One genomic window of uncultured delta proteobacterium includes the following:
- a CDS encoding Xanthine dehydrogenase family protein, molybdopterin-binding subunit yields the protein MYTLTVNGKRVECAANKKLLSFLRDDLAVTSAKDGCSQGACGTCTVLVDGKATRACVPRLEKLAGKSVVTVEGLSQREKDVYAFAFAEAGAVQCGFCIPGMVISAKALLDVTPSPDREEVKKALRNNICRCTGYVKIEDAVLLAAAMLRGNTPVPARAFTGVLGEDFHRVDAREKVLGTGQYVDDMTVPGMLHGSAIRARYPRANVLSINTAAALAHPDCVAVLTAADVPGSPKIGHLVIDWDVMIPVGGATRYVGDAVALVVAKTEEALDAVKALVAIEYEELTPLTNPQEAMAEGAPLIHEKGNILRREHLTRGDADAAIASSAHVVTRHYSVPFTEHACMEPECALGMPDGDDGVHVFTGGQGIYDEQREIAMMLGIEREKVHITSKLVGGGFGGKEDMSVQHHAGLAAWCLKKPVKVKLSRQESIMVHPKRHAMEMEFTTACDANGILTGMKAVLISDTGAYASLGGPVLQRACTHAAGPYNYQNMDVLGMAVYTNNPPGGAFRGFGVSQSAFATECNLNILAEMVGISPWEIRYRNAIRPGQVLPNGQLADGTTALTNCLEAVKDVYESHPRAGIASSFKNSGLGVGIPDTSRCIISVEQGKLHARSSAACIGQGMATVTTQIICETLRIAPDLVIAEAPDTRRTPDSGTTTASRQTLLTGEATLRAAKLLKAELDAGKTLADLEGKEFYGEYRTDTDPMGSDKPNPVSHVAYGYAAQVVLLDEAGRVERVVAAYDVGRVVNPKAAAGQIEGGVAMGLGYALTEDYPLKDSRPLAKYGTLGLLRATEVPPIDVILVKGRDEGEYAYGAKGVGELATIPTAPAAAGAYYAFDGVFRTKLPLEDTYYRKKKA from the coding sequence ATGTACACACTGACCGTCAACGGCAAGCGGGTGGAATGCGCGGCCAACAAGAAACTTCTTTCCTTTCTCCGTGACGATCTTGCCGTCACGTCCGCCAAGGACGGCTGTTCCCAGGGCGCGTGCGGCACCTGCACGGTTCTGGTGGACGGCAAGGCCACCCGCGCCTGCGTGCCGCGCCTGGAAAAACTCGCGGGCAAATCCGTGGTGACGGTTGAAGGACTCTCCCAAAGGGAAAAGGACGTCTACGCCTTCGCCTTTGCCGAGGCCGGGGCCGTGCAGTGCGGGTTCTGCATCCCCGGCATGGTCATCAGCGCCAAGGCGCTGCTTGACGTTACCCCTTCCCCTGACCGGGAAGAGGTGAAGAAAGCCCTGCGCAACAACATCTGCCGCTGTACCGGCTATGTGAAAATAGAGGATGCCGTACTGCTGGCCGCCGCCATGCTGCGCGGCAACACCCCCGTTCCCGCGCGCGCATTCACCGGCGTGCTTGGGGAAGATTTCCACCGCGTGGACGCGCGCGAGAAAGTGCTCGGCACGGGCCAATATGTGGACGACATGACCGTGCCCGGCATGCTGCACGGTTCCGCCATCCGCGCCCGCTATCCCAGGGCCAACGTTCTCTCCATCAACACCGCCGCGGCTCTGGCCCACCCGGACTGCGTGGCCGTGCTGACGGCGGCCGACGTGCCGGGCAGCCCCAAAATCGGGCACCTGGTAATCGACTGGGACGTGATGATCCCGGTCGGCGGCGCCACACGCTACGTGGGCGACGCCGTCGCCCTGGTCGTCGCGAAAACCGAGGAGGCTCTGGACGCAGTCAAGGCCCTCGTGGCGATCGAGTACGAGGAACTCACGCCCCTGACGAACCCGCAAGAGGCCATGGCCGAAGGCGCGCCGCTGATCCATGAAAAAGGGAACATCCTCCGCCGCGAGCATCTGACGCGCGGCGACGCGGACGCGGCCATCGCGTCTTCCGCCCACGTCGTCACCCGCCACTACAGCGTGCCCTTTACCGAGCACGCCTGCATGGAGCCGGAATGCGCCCTCGGCATGCCGGACGGGGATGACGGCGTGCACGTGTTTACCGGCGGGCAGGGCATTTATGACGAACAACGGGAAATAGCCATGATGCTCGGCATCGAGCGGGAGAAGGTCCACATCACCTCCAAGCTCGTGGGCGGCGGCTTCGGCGGCAAAGAGGACATGAGCGTGCAGCATCACGCGGGCCTCGCCGCCTGGTGCCTGAAAAAGCCCGTAAAGGTCAAGCTCTCCCGCCAGGAGAGCATCATGGTCCATCCCAAGCGCCACGCCATGGAGATGGAATTCACCACCGCCTGTGACGCGAACGGCATCCTCACCGGCATGAAGGCCGTGCTTATCTCCGATACCGGCGCCTACGCCTCCCTCGGCGGGCCGGTGCTGCAACGCGCCTGCACCCATGCCGCAGGGCCGTACAACTACCAGAACATGGACGTGCTCGGCATGGCCGTCTACACCAACAACCCTCCGGGCGGGGCGTTCCGGGGCTTCGGCGTGTCGCAGTCCGCCTTCGCCACGGAATGCAACCTGAATATCCTCGCGGAAATGGTGGGCATCTCCCCCTGGGAAATCCGGTACCGCAACGCCATCCGGCCCGGGCAGGTGCTGCCCAACGGGCAGCTGGCGGACGGCACCACCGCCCTGACCAACTGCCTGGAAGCGGTCAAAGACGTTTACGAGAGCCACCCTCGCGCGGGCATCGCCTCCTCCTTCAAGAACAGCGGGCTCGGGGTGGGGATCCCGGACACCAGCCGCTGCATCATCTCGGTGGAGCAGGGCAAACTCCACGCGCGGAGCAGCGCGGCCTGCATCGGGCAGGGCATGGCCACGGTCACGACGCAGATCATTTGCGAAACCTTGCGGATCGCCCCGGACCTTGTGATCGCGGAAGCGCCGGATACCCGCCGTACTCCGGACTCGGGAACCACGACCGCTTCCCGCCAGACCCTGCTCACGGGCGAGGCCACCTTGCGCGCGGCAAAGCTGCTGAAAGCCGAGCTCGACGCGGGCAAAACCCTGGCGGACCTTGAAGGCAAGGAGTTTTACGGCGAATACCGCACCGATACCGACCCCATGGGGAGCGACAAACCCAACCCCGTCAGCCACGTGGCCTACGGGTACGCCGCCCAGGTCGTCCTGCTCGACGAAGCGGGCCGGGTGGAGCGCGTCGTGGCCGCGTACGACGTGGGCCGGGTGGTCAACCCCAAGGCGGCTGCCGGGCAGATCGAAGGCGGGGTCGCCATGGGCCTGGGCTACGCGCTGACCGAGGACTACCCCTTGAAAGATAGCCGCCCGCTGGCGAAATACGGCACCCTCGGGCTGTTGCGGGCAACGGAGGTGCCGCCCATTGACGTCATTCTCGTCAAGGGCAGGGACGAAGGGGAATACGCTTACGGGGCCAAAGGCGTGGGCGAGCTTGCCACCATTCCCACGGCCCCGGCCGCGGCCGGTGCTTACTACGCCTTTGACGGCGTGTTCCGTACCAAGCTCCCGCTGGAAGATACCTATTACCGGAAAA
- a CDS encoding Uracil-xanthine permease, translated as MTTHATSPEQPASLPRTQGDRIVNSATTQLTDQELLYQLDGRPSLAMAVPIGLQHVFAMFTGNLAPILILSGVVGGLAPGDKVVMIQCAMLMAGLMTLLQVYPLKIGRFQIGAGLPVVMGTSFAFVPTMKTVGAAYGVPGVLGAALLGGFVELLFGIFIKPLKRFFPPLVIGSVLITIGISLLGIGANYFAGGVGAKDFGSWQNLLVGFVVFAVITLLNRFAKGMLKTVAILIGIAVGYVLAACMGKVDFAPLMTAAWFDLPMPFHFSLEFHLDAVISFAAVYIIVALETMGNTAGITMATLGRDTTPEETSGTIVAAAVGAQVGSLFGALPMAAFGQNAGIVSMTRVINRFCIATAGMVMVVAAFCPKIGTVFSSLPPSVIGGAVITVFAMIFLNGIKMVAKEGFSESNCLIIAITFGLGYGLGTSPAATKGLPPVLHFMFGEPITSVCIVSVLACILFGNKSQAAHH; from the coding sequence ATGACGACCCACGCCACAAGCCCTGAACAGCCCGCGTCACTGCCGCGAACGCAAGGAGACCGCATCGTGAACAGCGCCACCACCCAGCTTACGGATCAAGAGCTTCTCTACCAGCTTGACGGGCGCCCAAGCCTTGCGATGGCCGTGCCCATCGGCCTGCAGCACGTTTTTGCCATGTTCACGGGCAACCTCGCCCCCATTCTGATCCTCAGCGGCGTGGTGGGCGGGCTCGCACCCGGTGACAAGGTCGTCATGATCCAGTGCGCCATGCTCATGGCCGGGCTCATGACCCTGTTGCAGGTCTACCCGCTGAAAATTGGCAGGTTCCAGATAGGCGCGGGGCTGCCGGTGGTCATGGGCACTTCCTTTGCCTTCGTGCCCACCATGAAGACCGTGGGCGCGGCCTACGGGGTGCCCGGCGTGCTGGGCGCGGCGCTCCTCGGCGGGTTCGTGGAACTGCTCTTCGGCATTTTCATCAAGCCCCTGAAACGTTTTTTCCCGCCGCTCGTCATCGGCTCCGTGCTCATCACCATCGGCATCAGTTTGCTCGGCATCGGGGCCAACTACTTTGCCGGGGGCGTGGGCGCGAAGGATTTCGGCTCCTGGCAGAACCTGCTCGTCGGGTTCGTGGTCTTCGCGGTCATCACCCTGCTCAACCGGTTCGCCAAGGGCATGCTGAAAACCGTGGCCATCCTGATCGGCATCGCCGTGGGATACGTGCTGGCCGCGTGTATGGGCAAGGTGGACTTCGCCCCCCTCATGACGGCGGCCTGGTTCGATCTGCCGATGCCGTTCCATTTCTCCCTGGAATTCCACCTGGACGCCGTCATCAGCTTCGCGGCCGTGTACATCATCGTGGCCCTTGAAACCATGGGCAACACGGCGGGCATCACCATGGCGACGCTGGGGCGGGACACGACCCCGGAAGAAACCTCCGGCACCATCGTCGCGGCCGCCGTGGGCGCGCAGGTGGGTTCCCTGTTCGGCGCGCTTCCCATGGCCGCTTTCGGCCAGAACGCGGGTATCGTTTCCATGACCCGCGTCATCAACCGCTTCTGCATCGCCACCGCCGGCATGGTCATGGTCGTGGCCGCCTTTTGCCCGAAAATAGGCACGGTGTTTTCCTCCCTGCCGCCGAGCGTCATCGGCGGCGCGGTCATTACCGTGTTCGCCATGATTTTCCTGAACGGCATAAAAATGGTGGCCAAGGAAGGCTTTTCCGAATCCAACTGCCTTATTATCGCCATCACCTTCGGCCTCGGCTACGGTTTGGGAACCTCCCCGGCGGCGACGAAAGGCCTGCCGCCGGTGCTGCATTTCATGTTTGGCGAGCCCATAACCTCCGTCTGCATCGTTTCCGTTCTCGCGTGCATTCTGTTCGGCAACAAAAGCCAGGCCGCGCATCATTAA
- a CDS encoding hypothetical protein (Evidence 5 : No homology to any previously reported sequences), which produces MATDHMHCMDAKPLLTWLLRDLEKGFAFGIPKELFFRPEKSDPFRMERYGKTLETPVGAAAGPHTQMAHNIIAAWLCGARYMELKTVQVLDAITVTKPCIEMGDEGYNCEWSQELNLDGSYREYLKAWVLIHILHDHLGFPGKPGLLFNMSAGYSMEGILSPTMQRFLDRMQGSPDEVEALKRELEPLYPRVMHLDIPGCISDNLTISCMHGCPPEEVEKISLYFIQDRKLNTTLKLNPTLLGPAHVRKLVNEVMGYETQIPDLAFEHDLSYDTTLGILRTCLDAAKNIGVRFGVKLTNTLETLNKGCLPGSEKMLYMSGKPLHPIAVALAAKLQKDFAGKLDISFCAGADALNVADTLACGLMPVTVCSDLLKPGGYGRLAQYFVTIREAMAATGAANLADFIRKRAGSSSGEDAVRHNLDVYAAELALPKSRYARSHAASRGIKTERPLPVLDCAAAPCVSACPAGQDIPAYLEQAARGRLDEALAVILATNPFPSVLGKVCNQECRNRCVRVHYDTPLQIRAVKGCAAANGSAVPTPAAPNGRNVAIIGAGPVGLSCAHFLALAGCKVSVYERRDTAGGTTMSKLVREKDNVERDIAAILKLGVSIKTNAALDAEAVAKLVEENDAVHLAVRGDSAVFGMDMPKLFRSAHPQGDASISIVASVGEGRRAAGQILAFMDVTSGLPSEPARAATNVSASVRRQAFRTPNAKGTSFFAAASGAAAIAASIEEAARCLQCDRYCGICVSVCPNRANLAVFGPERAWPIQEAVRSGDETIVRTLGVKTLSQSWQVLNIGDFCNECGNCETFCPSSGAPYKVKERVHFGEASFKADANGFIRLGNETFAGKRANEPWSLSLGPEGWQYEDDRVSALLDAQTLAAKRVALKQGVNRANLSDAAQAVILCDLMRGVGPLEA; this is translated from the coding sequence ATGGCAACAGATCATATGCACTGCATGGATGCGAAGCCGCTGCTTACCTGGCTGCTGCGCGACTTGGAAAAAGGGTTTGCCTTCGGCATCCCCAAGGAACTGTTTTTCAGGCCGGAGAAGAGCGACCCGTTCCGCATGGAGCGCTACGGGAAAACGCTGGAAACGCCCGTGGGCGCGGCCGCCGGGCCCCACACCCAGATGGCGCACAACATCATCGCCGCCTGGCTGTGCGGCGCGCGGTACATGGAACTGAAGACCGTGCAGGTCCTGGACGCCATCACCGTCACCAAGCCCTGTATCGAGATGGGCGACGAAGGCTACAACTGCGAATGGTCGCAGGAGCTGAACCTTGACGGCAGCTACCGGGAGTATCTGAAAGCCTGGGTCCTGATCCATATCCTGCACGACCATCTGGGCTTTCCCGGAAAACCCGGTTTGCTCTTCAACATGAGCGCGGGCTACAGCATGGAAGGGATTTTGAGCCCGACCATGCAGCGCTTCCTGGACCGGATGCAGGGCAGCCCGGACGAGGTGGAAGCCCTCAAGCGCGAACTGGAGCCCTTGTACCCGCGCGTGATGCACCTGGATATTCCCGGCTGCATCAGCGACAACCTGACCATCTCCTGCATGCACGGCTGCCCGCCCGAGGAAGTGGAAAAAATCTCCCTGTACTTCATCCAGGACCGCAAACTCAACACCACCCTGAAACTGAACCCGACCCTGCTGGGGCCTGCCCATGTGCGCAAACTGGTCAACGAGGTCATGGGCTACGAAACGCAGATCCCGGACCTGGCCTTTGAGCACGACCTTTCCTACGACACGACGCTGGGCATCCTCAGAACCTGTCTGGACGCCGCGAAAAATATCGGCGTGCGGTTCGGGGTCAAGCTGACCAACACCTTGGAAACCCTGAACAAGGGCTGCCTGCCGGGCAGTGAGAAGATGCTCTACATGAGCGGCAAGCCGCTGCACCCGATCGCCGTGGCCCTGGCGGCGAAACTCCAGAAAGACTTCGCCGGGAAGCTGGATATATCCTTCTGCGCGGGCGCGGACGCCCTGAACGTGGCCGATACGCTCGCCTGCGGCCTCATGCCCGTGACGGTCTGCTCGGACCTTCTGAAGCCCGGCGGCTACGGGCGGCTCGCCCAGTATTTCGTCACCATCCGCGAGGCCATGGCGGCGACGGGCGCGGCGAACCTGGCCGATTTCATCCGGAAACGGGCCGGGAGCAGCTCGGGAGAAGACGCCGTGCGGCATAACCTGGACGTCTACGCGGCGGAACTGGCCCTGCCCAAATCGCGCTATGCGCGCTCGCATGCCGCGTCGCGCGGCATCAAGACGGAGCGGCCTTTGCCGGTTCTGGATTGCGCGGCGGCGCCGTGCGTTTCCGCCTGCCCTGCCGGGCAGGACATCCCGGCCTATCTTGAGCAGGCGGCGCGGGGCCGCCTGGACGAGGCGCTCGCCGTCATTCTGGCGACCAACCCCTTCCCCTCGGTGCTCGGCAAAGTGTGCAACCAGGAATGCCGCAACCGCTGCGTGCGCGTGCATTACGATACGCCGCTCCAGATCCGCGCGGTCAAGGGCTGCGCGGCGGCCAACGGTTCGGCCGTTCCCACGCCCGCCGCGCCGAACGGCCGGAACGTGGCGATCATCGGCGCGGGGCCGGTGGGTCTTTCCTGCGCCCATTTTCTGGCGCTGGCCGGGTGCAAAGTCTCGGTGTACGAGCGGCGGGACACGGCCGGCGGCACGACCATGAGCAAGCTGGTGAGGGAAAAGGACAACGTGGAACGCGACATTGCCGCCATTCTCAAACTGGGCGTGTCGATCAAGACCAACGCCGCCCTTGACGCCGAAGCCGTTGCGAAGCTGGTCGAGGAAAACGACGCCGTGCACCTGGCCGTCAGGGGCGACAGCGCCGTCTTCGGGATGGACATGCCCAAGCTGTTCCGTTCCGCCCATCCCCAGGGCGACGCCTCCATCTCCATCGTCGCCTCGGTCGGCGAAGGGCGGCGCGCTGCCGGGCAGATTCTCGCGTTCATGGATGTGACCTCCGGCCTGCCCAGCGAGCCCGCCCGCGCGGCGACGAACGTGTCCGCGAGCGTGCGGCGCCAGGCGTTCCGCACGCCGAACGCCAAGGGAACGAGCTTTTTTGCCGCGGCCTCCGGCGCGGCGGCCATCGCGGCGTCCATTGAAGAAGCGGCCCGCTGCCTGCAATGCGACCGCTACTGCGGCATTTGCGTCTCCGTCTGCCCCAACCGGGCGAATCTCGCCGTGTTCGGGCCGGAACGCGCCTGGCCGATCCAGGAAGCCGTGCGTTCCGGCGACGAAACCATCGTCCGCACCCTCGGGGTCAAGACCTTGAGCCAATCCTGGCAAGTGCTGAACATCGGCGATTTCTGCAACGAGTGCGGCAACTGCGAAACGTTCTGCCCCTCGTCCGGCGCGCCGTACAAGGTCAAGGAACGGGTGCACTTCGGCGAAGCTTCTTTCAAGGCCGATGCCAACGGCTTTATCCGCCTCGGCAACGAAACGTTTGCCGGTAAGCGGGCGAACGAACCCTGGTCCCTCAGCCTGGGGCCGGAAGGCTGGCAGTATGAGGACGACCGCGTGAGCGCGCTTCTTGACGCGCAAACCCTGGCCGCGAAGCGCGTGGCATTGAAGCAGGGCGTAAACCGCGCCAACTTGAGTGATGCGGCCCAGGCCGTGATTCTCTGTGATCTGATGCGCGGCGTCGGGCCGCTCGAGGCATAA
- a CDS encoding Amidohydrolase yields the protein MLYLRDALYLDSETFTMTRTHLAVEAGAAGSVTPVAAIPPVADRAATDSVFDCKGRIATRAFACGHHHIYSALSRGMPPAPKAPANFLEVLEHIWWRLDKCLDKDMTVASALAAGVALAKNGVTFCIDHHASPNAVEGSLASIAHAFDTVGIGHLLCYETSDRDGLDIALKGLAEHEAFFRSGGKGHVGLHASFTVSDETLRTAVDLAQKYGTGIHIHAAEDKSDQEHCRAAYGKSVIRRLKDAGALDLPKTILGHCVHVSDEDRAILAASPCWIAQNVESNCNNNVGLASYSYSKNVMFGTDGMHSDMIRSAQAGYFLGVGLEGQTCAGAYARLRNVHRHAALHGNCGDGHNNLVVLDDTSPTPVHPDNFLGHFFYGLTARDIGAVISQGRLIVAEGRLLSCDEEEILAFAKEQATRLWRKLG from the coding sequence ATGTTGTACCTGCGCGACGCGCTGTATCTGGACAGTGAAACCTTTACCATGACCCGCACCCACCTCGCGGTGGAGGCAGGGGCAGCCGGTTCGGTCACGCCCGTTGCCGCCATCCCGCCGGTAGCGGACCGCGCGGCGACGGACAGCGTGTTCGATTGCAAGGGCCGGATCGCCACCCGCGCGTTCGCCTGCGGGCATCACCATATTTATTCGGCCCTTTCCAGGGGCATGCCGCCCGCGCCCAAAGCCCCGGCCAATTTTCTGGAAGTGCTTGAGCACATCTGGTGGCGGCTGGACAAGTGCCTGGACAAGGACATGACCGTCGCCTCGGCCCTGGCCGCCGGCGTGGCGCTGGCGAAAAACGGCGTCACCTTCTGCATCGACCACCACGCTTCGCCGAACGCCGTGGAAGGCAGCCTTGCGAGCATCGCGCATGCGTTTGACACGGTCGGCATAGGGCACCTGCTGTGTTACGAGACGTCCGACCGCGACGGCCTGGATATCGCCCTCAAGGGGCTTGCCGAGCATGAGGCCTTTTTCCGCTCCGGCGGCAAGGGGCATGTGGGCCTGCACGCCTCCTTCACCGTTTCGGACGAGACGCTGCGCACCGCCGTGGACCTGGCGCAGAAGTACGGCACCGGCATCCACATCCATGCGGCGGAAGATAAATCCGACCAGGAACACTGCCGCGCGGCCTACGGCAAAAGCGTGATCCGCCGCCTGAAAGACGCGGGCGCGCTGGACCTGCCCAAGACCATTCTCGGCCATTGCGTGCACGTGTCCGACGAGGACCGGGCGATCCTGGCCGCATCCCCGTGCTGGATCGCGCAGAACGTGGAATCGAACTGCAACAACAACGTGGGCCTCGCTTCCTATAGTTACAGCAAGAACGTCATGTTCGGGACGGACGGCATGCATTCTGACATGATCCGCTCCGCCCAGGCCGGGTATTTTCTCGGCGTGGGCCTGGAAGGCCAGACCTGCGCGGGCGCTTACGCGCGGCTCAGGAACGTCCACAGGCACGCCGCGCTGCACGGGAATTGCGGCGACGGGCACAACAACCTCGTGGTTCTGGACGACACAAGCCCAACGCCGGTGCATCCGGATAACTTCCTCGGGCATTTTTTCTACGGCCTGACGGCCCGCGATATCGGCGCGGTCATCAGCCAGGGGCGGCTGATCGTCGCCGAAGGCCGTCTGCTCAGCTGTGACGAGGAGGAAATCCTCGCCTTCGCGAAAGAGCAGGCAACGCGGCTGTGGCGGAAACTGGGCTGA
- the hyuA gene encoding D-stereospecific phenylhydantoinase (Evidence 2a : Function of homologous gene experimentally demonstrated in an other organism; PubMedId : 20545448; Product type e : enzyme), whose translation MKTLITNGTIVTGHETLQGDLLVEDGVVSALGHGLSAKGAAAGAAVLDAGGKLVLPGGVDAHTHITLNLDAAKGTDTYYRGTIPAAVGGTTTIIDHLAFMPSGRALEDHIAAYRALAQGMSVVDYLFHGLAQGQESVASEGLATLPESGFSSVKAYMTYDNHVDGGVLLRLLRRTKELGLLLALHAEDDATISALRAQYRAEGKGDPVWHAASRPVRSEEEAVVRALRLAAEAGDAPLYIVHLSSAAGLAAIRKARAAGQKNVYAETCTQYLCLTDDLYRSPVQGLRAVMSPPLRKREDIDALWDGIRNGEVQVVATDHCPFTIQDKMAGLHDFTRCPGGSPGIEERFALLYSEGVAKGRISLERFVACVAANPAKLFGLYPRKGALLPGSDADIVILDPKAGQTLQTGSLHGPSDFSLYEGMRLTGRIDAVFLRGKMIAANGAFTGERGMGTPLRPDGACADRSADLPCQPSCQPS comes from the coding sequence ATGAAGACCCTGATTACAAACGGCACCATCGTTACGGGTCATGAAACGCTGCAGGGCGACCTCCTGGTGGAGGACGGCGTCGTGAGCGCCTTGGGGCACGGCCTTTCCGCCAAAGGGGCCGCGGCGGGAGCAGCCGTTCTGGATGCCGGCGGCAAGCTTGTGCTGCCCGGCGGCGTGGACGCGCACACCCACATTACGCTCAACCTGGACGCCGCCAAAGGCACGGACACCTATTACCGGGGCACCATTCCGGCCGCCGTCGGCGGCACGACCACCATCATCGACCATCTGGCCTTCATGCCGTCCGGCAGGGCGCTTGAAGACCATATCGCCGCGTACCGGGCGCTGGCGCAAGGGATGTCCGTTGTGGACTACCTGTTCCACGGCCTGGCCCAGGGGCAGGAATCCGTTGCGTCGGAAGGGCTCGCCACGTTGCCGGAATCCGGCTTTTCCAGCGTCAAGGCTTACATGACTTACGACAACCATGTTGACGGCGGCGTCCTTTTACGGCTGCTCCGGCGCACCAAGGAACTCGGGCTGCTGCTTGCGTTGCACGCGGAGGACGATGCGACCATCAGCGCCCTCCGGGCGCAATACAGGGCCGAGGGCAAGGGCGACCCGGTATGGCACGCGGCAAGCCGCCCGGTCCGGAGCGAGGAAGAGGCGGTTGTGCGGGCGCTGCGTCTCGCGGCGGAGGCCGGCGACGCGCCTCTCTATATCGTCCACCTGTCGAGCGCGGCCGGGCTCGCGGCCATCCGGAAGGCCAGGGCCGCCGGGCAGAAGAACGTGTACGCGGAAACCTGCACCCAGTACCTGTGCCTGACGGACGACCTGTACCGCAGCCCGGTGCAGGGGTTGCGCGCCGTCATGTCCCCGCCGCTCCGCAAGCGGGAAGATATCGACGCGCTGTGGGACGGCATCCGGAACGGCGAGGTCCAGGTCGTTGCCACGGACCATTGCCCCTTCACCATCCAGGACAAAATGGCCGGGCTGCATGATTTTACCCGCTGCCCGGGCGGTTCGCCCGGCATTGAGGAGCGGTTCGCCCTTCTGTATTCCGAAGGCGTGGCCAAAGGGCGCATCAGCCTGGAGCGCTTCGTGGCATGCGTGGCCGCGAACCCGGCCAAGCTGTTCGGGCTGTATCCGCGTAAAGGCGCGCTGCTGCCGGGGTCCGACGCGGACATCGTCATTCTTGACCCCAAGGCCGGGCAGACGCTGCAAACCGGTTCATTACACGGCCCCAGCGATTTTTCGCTGTACGAGGGCATGCGGCTGACGGGCCGGATCGACGCTGTTTTCCTGCGCGGGAAAATGATCGCGGCAAACGGCGCGTTCACGGGAGAGCGCGGCATGGGAACGCCGTTGCGCCCGGACGGCGCGTGCGCCGACCGTTCCGCCGACCTGCCTTGCCAACCATCCTGCCAACCTTCCTGA